The Flavobacterium sp. K5-23 genome segment GGCTGTCGCTCGACAATGGTTCGGAAACCAGTTGGGAAAGGATTTTGCCAGAAACGGAATTTCAGAATCAATCCATATTCTTTCTGCAACACCGCATTCGTCTTCTATAAAATGTTTGGCGATGTTAGGGATAGGAAGTCAAAATTTCACCAAAATAAAAACTATCGAAGGAAACCGTGAAGCGATAGACATTGCCGATTTAGAAAAAAATATCGAAAGTCTAAACGGAAAACCTTTCATTTTAATCTCCAGTGCAGGAACGGTAAATACCGCTGATTTTGATGATTTCAATGCGATTACCAAACTGAAAGAAAAACACAATTTCTGGTGGCATATCGATGCCGCTTTTGGAGGTTTTGCCGCTTGTTCGCCCAAGTACAAACATTTAGTTAGTGGCTGGCATAGCGCAGATTCAATTACTATCGATTGCCATAAATGGCTGAATGTTCCTTACGAAAGCGCTTTTTATTTGGTTAAAGAACAACATGAAAATCTACAAGTAGAAGTTTTTCAAAACTCGAATGCGCCTTATTTGGGTGACCCATTGGAGAATTTTAGCTATCTTAATTTCTTGCCGGAAAATTCGAGACGTTTAAAAGCATTGCCAGTTTGGTTTTCGTTATTGGCGTATGGCAAACAAGGATATCAAGAAATTATAGAAAACAGTGTTGCTATGGCGTTGCAATTTGACGATTTTATAAGTCAAAACGAAAACTACGTACTATTGGCACCAACACGTTTGAACAACGTTTGTTTTACTTTGGCGGGAGACCACAATCAGGAAAAAGTGAGTTCGTTTTTGACAGTTCTTAACGAAAAAGGCAAAGTGTTTATGACACCAACAATTTATGAAAACCGAAAAGGAATTCGTGCTTCGTTTGTGAACTGGAGAACGAGTGAACTGGATATTCAGATTGCTATTGCCCAAATGGAAGAAATTCTTTTGTCAATTTAAGAATTGAATTCAGAAATTTTTTGATAAAATTAGGACAGTGAATCATTCTATTTATTTTTTAAAACAATTTGCTTTTTGCTTACAGGGTTATAAATGCTTATATTTGATTATTAGCTTCTAATTATTTAGATATGAAATACTTATTCTATACACTTCTAGTGACCGCAATTACGATTACTTCCTGTAAAAATAATGACACCGAAAAAGAACAAGCTGACCCTAGTACTGTAGTCCCTTTTTGGCAGCAATCAACTTCAGCGGTTCAAGGCCAATCAACATTGCCCACCGAAACACAAAATAATTCAAAAATAGCTACGGCTACTTTACCTGGTATGAACCCTCCACATGGACAACCAAATCACCGTTGTGATATACCAGATGGAGCACCCTTAAATTCACCGGGAAATGGAACTGCGGCTGGACCGTCAGCTACTGCCCAACCTTTGCAAATAGGTACAAGTACTCAAACAGCAACCGCTAAAACAGTAACGCCGAAGGGAGTGAATCCTCCACATGGAGAGAGTGGCCATCGTTGTGATATAGCTGTAGGAGCGCCTTTAAATTCAAAACCTTTAACAACTACAAGCGAAAATTCAGATGAAGCTTCACAAAAATATACTCTTCAGCAACCAGTGCCAGCTTTATTATCAACTACTGCTACTGAAACTCCTTCGGGAATGAATCCTGAACACGGAAAAGACGGTCACCGTTGTGATATTGCCGTGGGAGCCCCGTTACCGAAATCATAATTTTAATTTTTCCCTTACTATAAAAAAAGAAGCTCATTTAAAATAATTTTAAATGAGCTTCTTTTTTTGTCTGAACACTAAAAACTGACCACTGCCTACTTTTTCGTAATCTCCCTGAACACTGCCTCTAGATTTTTATTTTTCTGATTAAGTTGCAAAGTTTTTAAACCATTTGCTGTGGCAAAATCAAAAACGGCAGGGCGCATATCTTTGTCAGTTGTAAAGGTCAATTCCCAAATCATATCGTGGGTATTTTTATAAGAAGTAAGATTTTCGATTTTAGCAATTGCTTGCTCTTCGATTTTATAATCAAACTCTACTTCAATAACTTGTTCTTTGTCTTCTGAGATTAAGTTATCCATTTTTTTGTCGGCAACTATTTTTCCGTTGTTGATGATAATCACGCGGTCACAAATCGCTTCCACTTCTTGCATAATATGCGTTGATAGAAAAACGGTTTTGTCTTTTCCCACGTTTTTAATCACGTTCCGAATCTCGATTAATTGATTCGGGTCTAGACCAGTTGTAGGTTCGTCCAGAATCAAAACATCAGGATTATGCAACAAAGCATTGGCAAGTCCCACACGCTGGCGGTACCCTTTCGATAATTGTCCTATTTTTTTATGACTTTCTGTGCTTAATCCTGTCAGTTGAATCACTTCTTCGATTCGGGATTTAGCCACTTTATACACATCAGCATTAAAAGACAGATACTCTCTCACATACAAATCCAAATACAGCGGATTATGTTCTGGTAAATACCCTATGGAAAGCTGAACTGCTTTTGGTTCTGAATTTACATCGTGACCATTTACAACAGCTGAACCTTCATCTGAATGGATGTAAGTTGTCAATATTTTCATTAATGTAGATTTTCCAGCTCCATTTGGACCTAAAAAACCAACAATTTCTCCTTTGTTTATAGAAAAGGAAATGTTGTCTAGTGCTTTTTGGGCACCGTAACTTTTGGAGATGTTATTTACTTCTATTGACATATTGTATTATTTTGAACAAAAGTAAACAGAAAAATTATTGATTTATAGTTTTTTCACAATCAATAACAAATAAGTGAATATCATAAAAAAAGAAAACAATGTTTGATATATTTAAAAATAGAATAATATATTTATAAAAAATATAGAAAATATGAGTCAAGAAACTATAAAACCAAATAGTTTGTTTAAAACATACAGCAGTATTATTTGGTTGCTTTGTGGTATTATCGCTGGAAGTATATTAGGATTAGTTTTTGGTAAAGGAGTAGAAGTTATAAAACCACTTGGAGATATATTTTTGAATTTACTTTTCACGGCTATTATTCCTTTAATTTTCTTTACGATTGCCTCATCCATCGCCAGTCTTGAAAAATCAGAGAAATTAGGGAAGTTGTTTGTGGTTGTAATTGGTGTTTTTCTAAGTACCGTGTTGATATCCGCAATACTGATGATTGTGGGAGTACTGATTTTCCCCATACATCAAGATATAATCATTTCCAATATTCCATTAGAGAGTATGCAAACTGAAAGCGGAGGTTCTCAAATCACTCAATTAT includes the following:
- the gldA gene encoding gliding motility-associated ABC transporter ATP-binding subunit GldA encodes the protein MSIEVNNISKSYGAQKALDNISFSINKGEIVGFLGPNGAGKSTLMKILTTYIHSDEGSAVVNGHDVNSEPKAVQLSIGYLPEHNPLYLDLYVREYLSFNADVYKVAKSRIEEVIQLTGLSTESHKKIGQLSKGYRQRVGLANALLHNPDVLILDEPTTGLDPNQLIEIRNVIKNVGKDKTVFLSTHIMQEVEAICDRVIIINNGKIVADKKMDNLISEDKEQVIEVEFDYKIEEQAIAKIENLTSYKNTHDMIWELTFTTDKDMRPAVFDFATANGLKTLQLNQKNKNLEAVFREITKK
- a CDS encoding pyridoxal-dependent decarboxylase; amino-acid sequence: MNPILKQDLNDIETILERVKQQGIDFLNSIDTIPTSTKNTITTDRNLDDSGLGALSALEEFNQRLAPLMVSQTGPRYWGFVTGGVTPASIVGDWLTTIYDQNTQATKGRGGVSALIEIETINLLLQLLDLPKSFLGGFVTGATMPNFTCLAVARQWFGNQLGKDFARNGISESIHILSATPHSSSIKCLAMLGIGSQNFTKIKTIEGNREAIDIADLEKNIESLNGKPFILISSAGTVNTADFDDFNAITKLKEKHNFWWHIDAAFGGFAACSPKYKHLVSGWHSADSITIDCHKWLNVPYESAFYLVKEQHENLQVEVFQNSNAPYLGDPLENFSYLNFLPENSRRLKALPVWFSLLAYGKQGYQEIIENSVAMALQFDDFISQNENYVLLAPTRLNNVCFTLAGDHNQEKVSSFLTVLNEKGKVFMTPTIYENRKGIRASFVNWRTSELDIQIAIAQMEEILLSI